From one Macaca nemestrina isolate mMacNem1 chromosome 5, mMacNem.hap1, whole genome shotgun sequence genomic stretch:
- the LOC105489638 gene encoding trem-like transcript 2 protein isoform X1: MGSMNPCGWLEAVGPTLPHFPKWAASLLEPQVLPWQAQVAHPVSGGPSPWISRPDTDQLDGTMAPAFLLLLLLLLLWPQGCVSGPSADSVYTKVRLLEGETLSVQCSYKGYKSRMDGKVWCKVRKKKCELGFARVWVKGPRYLLQDDAQAKVVNITMVALRLQDSGRYWCMRNTSGTLYPLMGIQLDVSPAPKTERNTPFTHLANILKSGTVTTGQAPTSGPDAPFTTGVTMFTPGLLTLPRLLASTRPASKRGCSFTATSTTSQGPRRTTGSQTVTTSPSNARDSSAGPESISTKSGHLSTRSPTTGLCLTSRSLLNRLPSIPSIRHQEVYSTVLVVLTLLVLMLIMVYGFWKKRYMAIKRTVKLPPGEDDQAETTQHNPNVVSWKEAEAEPERDWGWWRSIGALWAGQDPSSALPVSCRLQHVQRSF; the protein is encoded by the exons ATGGGCTCAATGAATCCCTGCGGTTGGCTGGAGGCAGTGGGTCCCACACTGCCTCACTTCCCTAAATGGGCAGCTTCACTTTTAGAACCCCAGGTCCTTCCCTGGCAGGCCCAGGTGGCACATCCTGTGTCGGGTGGGCCCTCACCTTGGATCTCCAGGCCTGACACTGACCAGCTGGATGGAACCATGGCCCCAgccttcctgctgctgctgctgctgctgctgctgtggccACAGGGTTGCGTCTCAG GCCCCTCTGCTGACAGCGTATACACAAAAGTGAGGCTCCTCGAAGGGGAGACTCTGTCTGTGCAGTGTTCCTATAAGGGCTACAAAAGCCGCATGGATGGCAAGGTTTGGTGCAAAGTCAGGAAGAAGAAGTGTGAGCTTGGCTTTGCCCGAGTCTGGGTGAAAGGGCCCCGCTACTTGCTGCAGGACGATGCCCAGGCCAAGGTGGTCAACATCACCATGGTGGCCCTCAGGCTCCAGGACTCAGGCCGATACTGGTGCATGCGCAACACCTCTGGGACCCTGTACCCCTTGATGGGCATCCAGCTGGATGTGTCTCCAG CTCCCAAAACTGAGAGGAACACTCCTTTCACACATCTGGCCAACATCCTCAAGAGTGGAACTGTCACAACTGGCCAAGCCCCTACCTCAGGCCCTGATGCCCCTTTTACCACTGGCGTGACGATGTTCACCCCGGGACTCCTCACCTTGCCTAGACTCTTGGCCTCCACCAGACCTGCCTCCAAGAGAGGCTGCAGCTTCACTGCCACCAGCACCACCAGCCAGGGACCCAGGAGGACCACGGGGTCCCAGACAGTGACTACATCTCCCAGCAATGCCAGGGACTCCTCTGCTGGCCCAGAATCCATCTCCACTAAGTCTGGGCACCTCAGCACCAGATCGCCCACCACAGGGCTTTGCCTCACCAGCAGATCTCTGCTCAACAGACTACCCTCCATACCCTCCATCAG GCACCAGGAAGTTTACTCCACTGTGCTTGTGGTGCTGACCCTCCTGGTGCTGATGCTGATCATGGTCTATGGGTTTTGGAAGAAGAGATACATGGCAA TCAAAAGGACCGTGAAGCTTCCACCTGGGGAGGACGACCAGGCAGAGACCACCCAACATAACCCTAACGTGGTGAGCTGgaaggaagcagaggcagagccAGAAAGGGACTGGGGCTGGTGGAGGAGCATTGGGGCACTGTGGGCAGGGCAGGACCCTTCCTCAGCTCTCCCTGTTTCTTGCAGGCTACAGCATGTGCAGCGATCCTTCTAG
- the LOC105489638 gene encoding trem-like transcript 2 protein isoform X3: MGSMNPCGWLEAVGPTLPHFPKWAASLLEPQVLPWQAQVAHPVSGGPSPWISRPDTDQLDGTMAPAFLLLLLLLLLWPQGCVSGPSADSVYTKVRLLEGETLSVQCSYKGYKSRMDGKVWCKVRKKKCELGFARVWVKGPRYLLQDDAQAKVVNITMVALRLQDSGRYWCMRNTSGTLYPLMGIQLDVSPAPKTERNTPFTHLANILKSGTVTTGQAPTSGPDAPFTTGVTMFTPGLLTLPRLLASTRPASKRGCSFTATSTTSQGPRRTTGSQTVTTSPSNARDSSAGPESISTKSGHLSTRSPTTGLCLTSRSLLNRLPSIPSIRHQEVYSTVLVVLTLLVLMLIMVYGFWKKRYMASYSMCSDPSRGDPPRRPEPHVEVCLI; encoded by the exons ATGGGCTCAATGAATCCCTGCGGTTGGCTGGAGGCAGTGGGTCCCACACTGCCTCACTTCCCTAAATGGGCAGCTTCACTTTTAGAACCCCAGGTCCTTCCCTGGCAGGCCCAGGTGGCACATCCTGTGTCGGGTGGGCCCTCACCTTGGATCTCCAGGCCTGACACTGACCAGCTGGATGGAACCATGGCCCCAgccttcctgctgctgctgctgctgctgctgctgtggccACAGGGTTGCGTCTCAG GCCCCTCTGCTGACAGCGTATACACAAAAGTGAGGCTCCTCGAAGGGGAGACTCTGTCTGTGCAGTGTTCCTATAAGGGCTACAAAAGCCGCATGGATGGCAAGGTTTGGTGCAAAGTCAGGAAGAAGAAGTGTGAGCTTGGCTTTGCCCGAGTCTGGGTGAAAGGGCCCCGCTACTTGCTGCAGGACGATGCCCAGGCCAAGGTGGTCAACATCACCATGGTGGCCCTCAGGCTCCAGGACTCAGGCCGATACTGGTGCATGCGCAACACCTCTGGGACCCTGTACCCCTTGATGGGCATCCAGCTGGATGTGTCTCCAG CTCCCAAAACTGAGAGGAACACTCCTTTCACACATCTGGCCAACATCCTCAAGAGTGGAACTGTCACAACTGGCCAAGCCCCTACCTCAGGCCCTGATGCCCCTTTTACCACTGGCGTGACGATGTTCACCCCGGGACTCCTCACCTTGCCTAGACTCTTGGCCTCCACCAGACCTGCCTCCAAGAGAGGCTGCAGCTTCACTGCCACCAGCACCACCAGCCAGGGACCCAGGAGGACCACGGGGTCCCAGACAGTGACTACATCTCCCAGCAATGCCAGGGACTCCTCTGCTGGCCCAGAATCCATCTCCACTAAGTCTGGGCACCTCAGCACCAGATCGCCCACCACAGGGCTTTGCCTCACCAGCAGATCTCTGCTCAACAGACTACCCTCCATACCCTCCATCAG GCACCAGGAAGTTTACTCCACTGTGCTTGTGGTGCTGACCCTCCTGGTGCTGATGCTGATCATGGTCTATGGGTTTTGGAAGAAGAGATACATGGCAA GCTACAGCATGTGCAGCGATCCTTCTAGAGGTGACCCACCTAGAAGACCAGAGCCCCATGTGGAAGTCTGCTTGATCTGA
- the LOC105489638 gene encoding trem-like transcript 2 protein isoform X4, with protein MGSMNPCGWLEAVGPTLPHFPKWAASLLEPQVLPWQAQVAHPVSGGPSPWISRPDTDQLDGTMAPAFLLLLLLLLLWPQGCVSGPSADSVYTKVRLLEGETLSVQCSYKGYKSRMDGKVWCKVRKKKCELGFARVWVKGPRYLLQDDAQAKVVNITMVALRLQDSGRYWCMRNTSGTLYPLMGIQLDVSPAPKTERNTPFTHLANILKSGTVTTGQAPTSGPDAPFTTGVTMFTPGLLTLPRLLASTRPASKRGCSFTATSTTSQGPRRTTGSQTVTTSPSNARDSSAGPESISTKSGHLSTRSPTTGLCLTSRSLLNRLPSIPSIRLQHVQRSF; from the exons ATGGGCTCAATGAATCCCTGCGGTTGGCTGGAGGCAGTGGGTCCCACACTGCCTCACTTCCCTAAATGGGCAGCTTCACTTTTAGAACCCCAGGTCCTTCCCTGGCAGGCCCAGGTGGCACATCCTGTGTCGGGTGGGCCCTCACCTTGGATCTCCAGGCCTGACACTGACCAGCTGGATGGAACCATGGCCCCAgccttcctgctgctgctgctgctgctgctgctgtggccACAGGGTTGCGTCTCAG GCCCCTCTGCTGACAGCGTATACACAAAAGTGAGGCTCCTCGAAGGGGAGACTCTGTCTGTGCAGTGTTCCTATAAGGGCTACAAAAGCCGCATGGATGGCAAGGTTTGGTGCAAAGTCAGGAAGAAGAAGTGTGAGCTTGGCTTTGCCCGAGTCTGGGTGAAAGGGCCCCGCTACTTGCTGCAGGACGATGCCCAGGCCAAGGTGGTCAACATCACCATGGTGGCCCTCAGGCTCCAGGACTCAGGCCGATACTGGTGCATGCGCAACACCTCTGGGACCCTGTACCCCTTGATGGGCATCCAGCTGGATGTGTCTCCAG CTCCCAAAACTGAGAGGAACACTCCTTTCACACATCTGGCCAACATCCTCAAGAGTGGAACTGTCACAACTGGCCAAGCCCCTACCTCAGGCCCTGATGCCCCTTTTACCACTGGCGTGACGATGTTCACCCCGGGACTCCTCACCTTGCCTAGACTCTTGGCCTCCACCAGACCTGCCTCCAAGAGAGGCTGCAGCTTCACTGCCACCAGCACCACCAGCCAGGGACCCAGGAGGACCACGGGGTCCCAGACAGTGACTACATCTCCCAGCAATGCCAGGGACTCCTCTGCTGGCCCAGAATCCATCTCCACTAAGTCTGGGCACCTCAGCACCAGATCGCCCACCACAGGGCTTTGCCTCACCAGCAGATCTCTGCTCAACAGACTACCCTCCATACCCTCCATCAG GCTACAGCATGTGCAGCGATCCTTCTAG
- the LOC105489638 gene encoding trem-like transcript 2 protein isoform X2, producing the protein MGSMNPCGWLEAVGPTLPHFPKWAASLLEPQVLPWQAQVAHPVSGGPSPWISRPDTDQLDGTMAPAFLLLLLLLLLWPQGCVSGPSADSVYTKVRLLEGETLSVQCSYKGYKSRMDGKVWCKVRKKKCELGFARVWVKGPRYLLQDDAQAKVVNITMVALRLQDSGRYWCMRNTSGTLYPLMGIQLDVSPAPKTERNTPFTHLANILKSGTVTTGQAPTSGPDAPFTTGVTMFTPGLLTLPRLLASTRPASKRGCSFTATSTTSQGPRRTTGSQTVTTSPSNARDSSAGPESISTKSGHLSTRSPTTGLCLTSRSLLNRLPSIPSIRHQEVYSTVLVVLTLLVLMLIMVYGFWKKRYMAIKRTVKLPPGEDDQAETTQHNPNVATACAAILLEVTHLEDQSPMWKSA; encoded by the exons ATGGGCTCAATGAATCCCTGCGGTTGGCTGGAGGCAGTGGGTCCCACACTGCCTCACTTCCCTAAATGGGCAGCTTCACTTTTAGAACCCCAGGTCCTTCCCTGGCAGGCCCAGGTGGCACATCCTGTGTCGGGTGGGCCCTCACCTTGGATCTCCAGGCCTGACACTGACCAGCTGGATGGAACCATGGCCCCAgccttcctgctgctgctgctgctgctgctgctgtggccACAGGGTTGCGTCTCAG GCCCCTCTGCTGACAGCGTATACACAAAAGTGAGGCTCCTCGAAGGGGAGACTCTGTCTGTGCAGTGTTCCTATAAGGGCTACAAAAGCCGCATGGATGGCAAGGTTTGGTGCAAAGTCAGGAAGAAGAAGTGTGAGCTTGGCTTTGCCCGAGTCTGGGTGAAAGGGCCCCGCTACTTGCTGCAGGACGATGCCCAGGCCAAGGTGGTCAACATCACCATGGTGGCCCTCAGGCTCCAGGACTCAGGCCGATACTGGTGCATGCGCAACACCTCTGGGACCCTGTACCCCTTGATGGGCATCCAGCTGGATGTGTCTCCAG CTCCCAAAACTGAGAGGAACACTCCTTTCACACATCTGGCCAACATCCTCAAGAGTGGAACTGTCACAACTGGCCAAGCCCCTACCTCAGGCCCTGATGCCCCTTTTACCACTGGCGTGACGATGTTCACCCCGGGACTCCTCACCTTGCCTAGACTCTTGGCCTCCACCAGACCTGCCTCCAAGAGAGGCTGCAGCTTCACTGCCACCAGCACCACCAGCCAGGGACCCAGGAGGACCACGGGGTCCCAGACAGTGACTACATCTCCCAGCAATGCCAGGGACTCCTCTGCTGGCCCAGAATCCATCTCCACTAAGTCTGGGCACCTCAGCACCAGATCGCCCACCACAGGGCTTTGCCTCACCAGCAGATCTCTGCTCAACAGACTACCCTCCATACCCTCCATCAG GCACCAGGAAGTTTACTCCACTGTGCTTGTGGTGCTGACCCTCCTGGTGCTGATGCTGATCATGGTCTATGGGTTTTGGAAGAAGAGATACATGGCAA TCAAAAGGACCGTGAAGCTTCCACCTGGGGAGGACGACCAGGCAGAGACCACCCAACATAACCCTAACGTG GCTACAGCATGTGCAGCGATCCTTCTAGAGGTGACCCACCTAGAAGACCAGAGCCCCATGTGGAAGTCTGCTTGA